One Zootoca vivipara chromosome 9, rZooViv1.1, whole genome shotgun sequence DNA window includes the following coding sequences:
- the RNF24 gene encoding RING finger protein 24 isoform X4: protein MSSDFQHYSFRMPNIGFQNLPLNIYIVVFGTAIFVFILSLLFCCYLIRLRHQAHKELYAYKQVILKEKVKELNLHEICAVCLEEFKPKDELGICPCKHAFHRKCLIKWLEVRKVCPLCNMAVLQLAQLHSKPDAHGLPQEPLPGAANIV from the exons TGCCAAACATTGGATTTCAGAACCTGCCTCTCAACATATACATTGTGGTCTTCGGCACGGCCATCTTTGTCTTCATCCTGAGCTTACTCTTCTGCTGCTATTTGATCAG GCTTCGACACCAAGCCCACAAAGAGCTTTATGCCTACAAACAG GTTATTCTAAAGGAAAAAGTCAAAGAACTCAACCTACATGAG ATCTGTGCTGTTTGTTTGGAGGAGTTCAAGCCCAAAGATGAGCTGGGAATCTGTCCATGCAAACACGCCTTCCACAGAAA gTGCCTCATCAAATGGTTGGAGGTGCGCAAAGTCTGCCCGCTCTGCAACATGGCCGTCCTGCAGCTGGCGCAACTCCACAGCAAGCCGGATGCCCACGGACTCCCCCAGGAGCCCCTCCCCGGGGCGGCCAACATCGTATAG